A single genomic interval of Cryptosporangium phraense harbors:
- a CDS encoding glycerol-3-phosphate 1-O-acyltransferase, translating into MTRATLYLIQSETPQERQAISAWLTSQFENGDGGRLVLDLTDERLRTTLDDDLLVTPVRVAWLPADGDDGPLARLRTSVGRAGARRSRQSVQKLILKLRPDRCRVIVGKPATVDDLRERWQRQAGSGDFESFVRRQAVLALDRAERALIGSQYKVARYVVEEITASPRFRTGIEKLSAELDLPVEVVYERALAALNQMVATQSRTAIDAWNRLGRYFSRAYRVSVDDSKADSLRELGRKYPLVFLPSHRSYLDPLVLRPALLAHGLPLNHVMGGINIDFWPIGPLTRRSGYVFIRRSIADDAVYRWVLREYMGYLISKRFNLEWYIEGGRSRTGKLRPPRYGLLTYLAEAFRSSGAEDVYLVPVSLSYDQLYEVGIMAEEAHGAAKAPESFSWLLKFNRAQDTQRGSVQVRFGEPLSLRAALDSETDQRLAVQKTAFEVSHRINEATPVMPRSLVTLALLGIEDRALTVAEVFAVLSPLVSYFSARGLASDLDLSEERSVRRVLDELASSGVVERFDKGTEAVYRVGPDQHLVAAFYRNNTIHFLVVRAVAELMLQAVAERSLASPDVLEYGWAVALELRDLLKFEFFFSDKDAFRAELHRELDLIDPEWRSRLNEPSTLLASLPVHLAHRVLQPFLEAYWVVAQRLAARDPRVPVEAKPFTRECLDVARQLRMQQQLASSESISGELFATALKLASNRDLVDPGRDEVRAARQKFADEIEGWVRRVRRVRALALGEPLDPGDAALGPVADEASPGFLGSVTVSARRPGVSQP; encoded by the coding sequence ATGACGCGCGCGACGCTGTACCTGATCCAGTCGGAGACTCCTCAGGAGCGGCAGGCGATCTCGGCCTGGCTGACGAGCCAGTTCGAGAACGGCGACGGTGGCCGTCTGGTGCTCGACCTGACCGACGAGCGGCTTCGCACCACGCTGGACGACGACCTGCTGGTCACGCCGGTGCGCGTGGCCTGGCTCCCGGCCGATGGGGACGACGGCCCGCTCGCCCGTCTGCGCACGTCGGTCGGGCGCGCGGGGGCACGGCGCTCGCGGCAGAGCGTCCAGAAGTTGATCTTGAAGTTGCGGCCGGACCGCTGCCGGGTCATCGTCGGCAAGCCGGCGACCGTGGACGACCTGCGGGAGCGGTGGCAGCGGCAGGCGGGATCGGGAGACTTCGAGTCGTTCGTGCGCCGTCAGGCGGTTCTGGCGCTCGACCGGGCCGAGCGGGCGCTGATCGGGAGCCAGTACAAGGTCGCCCGGTACGTGGTCGAGGAGATCACCGCGTCGCCGCGGTTCCGCACCGGGATCGAGAAGCTGTCGGCCGAGCTCGACCTCCCGGTCGAGGTCGTCTACGAGCGCGCGCTGGCCGCGCTGAACCAGATGGTGGCGACGCAGAGCCGGACGGCGATCGACGCCTGGAACCGGCTCGGCCGGTACTTCTCCCGGGCCTACCGGGTGTCGGTCGACGACTCGAAGGCCGACTCGCTGCGGGAACTCGGGCGGAAGTACCCGCTGGTGTTCCTGCCCAGCCACCGGTCGTACCTGGATCCGCTGGTGCTGCGGCCGGCGCTGCTGGCCCACGGGTTGCCGCTGAACCACGTCATGGGCGGCATCAACATCGACTTCTGGCCGATCGGGCCGCTGACCCGGCGCAGCGGGTACGTGTTCATCCGGCGCAGCATCGCCGACGACGCGGTGTACCGCTGGGTGCTGCGCGAGTACATGGGCTACCTGATCTCGAAGCGCTTCAACCTGGAGTGGTACATCGAGGGCGGCCGGTCGCGCACCGGGAAGCTGCGTCCACCGCGGTACGGGCTGCTGACGTACCTGGCCGAGGCGTTCCGCTCCAGCGGCGCCGAGGACGTCTACCTGGTACCGGTGTCGCTGTCATACGACCAGCTGTACGAGGTCGGGATCATGGCCGAGGAGGCGCACGGCGCGGCCAAGGCGCCGGAGAGCTTCTCCTGGCTGCTGAAGTTCAACCGGGCCCAGGACACCCAGCGCGGGTCGGTGCAGGTGCGGTTCGGGGAGCCGCTGTCGCTGCGGGCCGCGCTGGACTCCGAGACGGACCAGCGGCTGGCCGTGCAGAAGACCGCGTTCGAGGTGAGCCACCGGATCAACGAGGCGACGCCGGTGATGCCCCGGTCGCTGGTGACGCTGGCGCTGCTCGGGATCGAGGACCGGGCGCTGACCGTGGCCGAGGTCTTCGCCGTCCTCTCGCCGCTGGTTTCCTACTTCTCGGCTCGTGGGTTGGCCTCAGATCTGGATCTCTCGGAGGAGCGGAGCGTCCGGCGGGTGCTGGACGAGCTGGCGTCGTCGGGCGTGGTGGAGCGGTTCGACAAGGGCACCGAGGCGGTCTACCGGGTCGGGCCCGACCAGCACCTGGTCGCCGCGTTCTACCGCAACAACACGATCCACTTCCTGGTCGTGCGGGCGGTGGCCGAGCTGATGCTGCAGGCGGTAGCCGAGCGATCGCTGGCTTCCCCCGACGTCCTCGAGTACGGGTGGGCCGTCGCTCTGGAGCTGCGTGACCTGCTGAAGTTCGAGTTCTTCTTCAGCGACAAGGACGCGTTCCGGGCCGAGCTGCATCGGGAGCTCGACCTGATCGACCCGGAGTGGCGGTCGCGGTTGAACGAACCGTCGACGCTGCTGGCGTCGTTGCCGGTGCACCTGGCCCACCGGGTGCTCCAGCCGTTCCTGGAGGCGTACTGGGTGGTCGCCCAGCGGCTGGCGGCACGGGATCCGCGGGTTCCGGTGGAGGCGAAGCCGTTCACCCGCGAGTGCCTGGACGTGGCTCGGCAACTGCGGATGCAGCAGCAGCTGGCGAGCTCGGAGTCGATCTCCGGCGAGCTGTTCGCGACCGCGTTGAAGCTGGCATCCAACCGGGACCTGGTGGATCCGGGGCGGGACGAGGTGCGAGCGGCCCGGCAGAAGTTCGCCGACGAGATCGAGGGCTGGGTGCGCCGGGTCCGCCGGGTGCGGGCGCTGGCGCTCGGTGAGCCGCTCGACCCGGGCGACGCGGCGCTCGGTCCGGTCGCCGACGAGGCGTCCCCCGGGTTTCTCGGCTCGGTGACCGTGAGCGCTCGTCGGCCGGGAGTGTCCCAGCCGTGA
- a CDS encoding wax ester/triacylglycerol synthase domain-containing protein, producing MAGPQLPPSAVDVDYGTIGWGASRTMSDFEAGMWRLETAEPRLRSTIAAVDVLDTTPEWKRLVAAHEWALGVIPRFRMRVVDPPFGLGKPVWSVDPEFDLDYHLRRIRLPSPATFDDALDFCRTVVDRPFDRARPPWEALLVEGLDDGRAIYLLKTHHSITDGMGGMQLVTLLHSRRREPTPDKPTALPPPPEHLTGFDALREQVVERVLTLPSSVAGAGRAGVSLASRVARDPGAALGFAESLLRLAAPPACPPSPLMRARGLGRRFGTLETTVDELRAAAKSVGGSLNDAYLAALLGGFRLYHERLDSPIERLPIGMPISLRDASDPMGGNRFGVARFAAPVGVADPADRIRRVRELVLEARDEPAADVLSMAAPALSRLPVAAVARWYLAQTALIDLQASNVAGITVPVYMAGARIDRMFPFAPAPGCGVMATLVSHTGVCCIGVTIDTAAVTSPDLFLECLSEGLDEVLRLGRKRKGAR from the coding sequence ATGGCGGGACCGCAGCTTCCTCCGAGCGCAGTCGACGTCGACTACGGCACGATCGGCTGGGGCGCGAGCCGCACGATGTCGGACTTCGAGGCCGGCATGTGGCGGCTGGAGACGGCCGAGCCGCGGTTACGGTCGACGATCGCCGCGGTCGACGTCCTCGACACGACCCCGGAGTGGAAGCGGCTGGTCGCCGCCCACGAGTGGGCCCTCGGCGTCATTCCCCGGTTCCGGATGCGGGTGGTCGACCCGCCGTTCGGGCTGGGCAAGCCGGTCTGGTCGGTCGACCCGGAGTTCGACCTCGACTACCACCTCCGGCGCATCCGGCTCCCCTCCCCGGCGACGTTCGACGACGCACTCGACTTCTGCCGCACGGTCGTCGACCGGCCGTTCGACCGGGCCCGGCCGCCGTGGGAGGCGCTGCTCGTCGAGGGTCTGGACGACGGCCGGGCGATCTACCTGCTCAAGACCCACCACAGCATCACCGACGGCATGGGTGGCATGCAGCTGGTCACGCTGCTGCACAGTCGCCGGCGCGAGCCCACGCCCGACAAGCCGACCGCGCTCCCGCCGCCGCCCGAGCACCTGACCGGGTTCGACGCGCTGCGCGAGCAGGTCGTCGAGCGCGTGCTCACGTTGCCGTCGTCGGTGGCCGGTGCGGGCCGCGCCGGGGTGTCGCTGGCCTCCCGCGTCGCCCGTGACCCCGGCGCCGCGCTCGGGTTCGCCGAGTCGCTGCTGCGGCTGGCCGCGCCGCCGGCCTGCCCGCCGTCGCCGCTGATGCGCGCGCGGGGCCTCGGGCGCCGGTTCGGGACGCTGGAGACGACGGTCGACGAGCTGCGCGCGGCCGCCAAGTCGGTCGGCGGCTCGCTGAACGACGCCTACCTGGCCGCGCTGCTGGGCGGGTTCCGGCTCTATCACGAGCGGCTCGATTCGCCGATCGAGCGGTTGCCGATCGGGATGCCGATCAGCCTGCGTGACGCGTCCGACCCGATGGGCGGCAACCGGTTCGGCGTCGCCCGGTTCGCGGCGCCGGTGGGCGTCGCCGATCCGGCCGACCGCATCCGGCGGGTGCGCGAGCTGGTGCTCGAGGCCCGCGACGAGCCGGCCGCCGACGTCCTGTCGATGGCCGCGCCCGCGCTCTCCCGGCTGCCGGTGGCCGCGGTGGCCCGCTGGTACCTGGCCCAGACCGCGCTGATCGACCTGCAGGCGAGCAACGTCGCCGGGATCACGGTGCCGGTGTACATGGCCGGTGCGCGCATCGACCGGATGTTCCCGTTCGCGCCCGCTCCGGGCTGCGGCGTGATGGCGACGCTGGTCTCGCACACCGGGGTCTGCTGCATCGGCGTCACGATCGACACGGCCGCGGTGACGTCACCGGACCTGTTCCTCGAGTGTCTTTCCGAGGGGCTGGACGAAGTCCTGCGGCTCGGCCGCAAGAGGAAGGGTGCTCGATGA